TCTACTACTCTTTCAGAGCTTGGTTCTATAATTGCATTCTTttgttgagagagagaggttgTTTTGTATGTAAAAATCGAATCTTGAATGTTGTGATTATGTGTGAATATGAGCTCTTTTGAGCTATGTAATGTTCAATTTTGCAGTTggatatatgtgtgtgtgagagagagagagagagagattgaagTTGTTTTGATTGTAAAAATTGGATGTTCAATGTTGTTCTTGTGGTCTGACTATGCCATTTGTTAGTGTGTGTGAACGAGAGCTCTTTTTGAGATATCTAATCTGATTTGGTGGTAATGTTCAGTTCTGCTGTTTGATTATGCTGATTCTCCTGTTTTCGAACCTGTGCTTGCTTGTGTCCGACTATGCTATTAGTTTGCGAGTGTGATCGTGAGCTCTTTCGAGCCATGTAATGATTATGTTGGGTGATTGTGGCTTCAGGCATTGTCGAGCTGCGTTAGCTTCCAGAAATATCTGTGGGAGATGATGGAAGAATACGGCTCGTTATCAGTTGAAGAAGTAGATGATAATTGTGGTAGTGAAAATCTTCCACTTTTTAGTTCGTTAGCTTCACTACTGGAAGGTTAGTCTATCTTGTCTATGctctaaaaatatgaaaacccATTGAGGTGATCACTCGCTACGTATCTGATTGCTTTTTTACAATCTCGGTTGTTTTTCCCAAGTTTAATTGAGCTCGTACCCTTAGTCAAAATGATGATCTTCACTATCTTGATGCCCTCCATTGCATATTATTTGCCCAGTTGTTCGTTGGAATGTTACATTCAGCGGCATTGCCCTTAATGAGATCGTTGTATATTGCAGAGTTATGTTGTGTTAGGCACCAAAAAACTGTACTCAACCCTCGGAAATTGATGGCTGAGATGGATCATTATATTCCGAAGTTCAATCTATCCAGGCAGCAGGTACTTGTTTCATTAGCACCATCCATCTCTATGAAGTTCATAAACATTACGAGTCTAATTCTAGCTTTATTGTAGGATGCCGAGGAAGCATTTTCCCATCTCTTGTCTTCGCTGAGAGAAGAAATATACGAGCATTTTATCCCCACAACATGTTCCTTAGCCGATTTGCCCTCACTTCCTAATGGTAGGATTCTTACCATAAAGACCAGCAAAGATGAGATTGAGTTGCAAAGATGGAGCCGTAGTTTTCTCAAGCCCTTTGATGGAATCCTCGGCAGCATCTTAGTTTGCCAGAGTTGTTCGTTTCAGGTTGAATGGTAAAATTTGCTAGTCATCAAGGTCCAAACTTCATCCTAGATTACATAATTTCAtgacttatatatatttgttttttacttcTACAGATCTCTCTCGATTTTCAGCATTTTCATAGTTTGCACCTTTCGCCTCCAGTGAGCAGTGATGGTACAATTGTACGTTTGTACATTTTTCTCAGTCATTcgctttttttctatttgcaTCCTCCACCATGCTTATTTTCTTCGTTGTGAAAATTTTAGATGGCTGGATGCACATTGGAGGACTGCCTAAAGCGATACTTTGTAGCCGAACATATTGAGAATTATTACTGCAGCAACTGTTGGCATAAGGCTGCAATCGAATACGTGTCTATTTTCAAAGATAAGGTAATCTACTTCGATCAAATCGTTGTTGTTCGAGTTTGgtattttactattaatatCGGTATACTTTCTTGCAGGCGGATATTGAAAAACTAGGAAGCTGTAATCGAGGCGAATCTTGTCAATGCCGGACACTATCTTCTCTCGAATCACTTCCTTGGTCAAATAGGTTCTCTCGTACGCTCAAGCAACTGAGTATTGCATGGAGCCCTAAGGTATGCACAGCGAAACGAAAAACAATCTGCAGCATTTTTGTCTAAacatatttgaatttcaaatcttTTTAACGTGCAGATTTTGTGCATTCATTTCCAACGAGCTTCATATAATGTTCTTGGACAATCGACGAAACTTAGAGTAATCTACCTCGAACCCCGCTAGTCCTATTTGATTTTCCGTAGTTTGCATAGTTTCTTTTGCTTTCCTTGTCTTTTTTTGTGATTCGGGTGATATGTTCTCTTTAAAGGGACATGTCTCGTTCCCGTCGGTCCTCGATCTATCTTCGTTCACCAACACTGGAGTCGGGATCAAAGCCATGGAAGCAAGTTCGTCATTCAGGCCGTCGAGCCAGCGAGTAATGGCCTTCCCTCGTTTCATGTACCAAACAACGGCACTTGATCCGGGAACAAGCATTGCAGTCGAAAACGACCCTCATTTAGAAGATCTGGGCACCAGCTCCCCCGATTCTAGGAATCGAGCTGATGGCAACGTGAGCTTCTCATCCTCTTTGCCTTGCCATTCCCCCTCAGTTTCTCTTTCCCCACTAATGCAATGCTTGCTACTGCAGGTGGAAGCTGCGGCCCCA
The genomic region above belongs to Salvia hispanica cultivar TCC Black 2014 chromosome 3, UniMelb_Shisp_WGS_1.0, whole genome shotgun sequence and contains:
- the LOC125211815 gene encoding ubiquitin carboxyl-terminal hydrolase 27 codes for the protein METKKLRSLICNGPRTSCVSNSGWKISIGVLCAVGTVLAARFSRYFDFRISYEDADSTGVWAVPGLQNLGNNCFLNVVLQALSSCVSFQKYLWEMMEEYGSLSVEEVDDNCGSENLPLFSSLASLLEELCCVRHQKTVLNPRKLMAEMDHYIPKFNLSRQQDAEEAFSHLLSSLREEIYEHFIPTTCSLADLPSLPNGRILTIKTSKDEIELQRWSRSFLKPFDGILGSILVCQSCSFQISLDFQHFHSLHLSPPVSSDGTIMAGCTLEDCLKRYFVAEHIENYYCSNCWHKAAIEYVSIFKDKADIEKLGSCNRGESCQCRTLSSLESLPWSNRFSRTLKQLSIAWSPKILCIHFQRASYNVLGQSTKLRGHVSFPSVLDLSSFTNTGVGIKAMEASSSFRPSSQRVMAFPRFMYQTTALDPGTSIAVENDPHLEDLGTSSPDSRNRADGNVEAAAPPTRPARSPVYRLVSVVEHFGSSGGGHYTVYRKVRGKIGDDGDDEIQQWFCISDSQVDTVLEREVMDANASMLFYEKFENF